One stretch of Trichomycterus rosablanca isolate fTriRos1 chromosome 3, fTriRos1.hap1, whole genome shotgun sequence DNA includes these proteins:
- the LOC134310073 gene encoding CCN family member 3-like, with the protein MIDPSVGVVAGPAPTKITGRKLLLFCAEASLRKKGQRCSLTDFCEPGLSCQYNAGARNRTGVCAVHEAVSCIIGNSVYKDGETFYPSCSYQCLCRGGQISCVPRCNLDIMLPSPDCPFPRRVHVPGECCEKWVCEAELSALGGFAMAAYRQEETMGIDPDMQCMEQTTEWSACSRSCGMGLSTRVSNKNPQCEMTKQSRLCMVRPCHALKEQEDIQPQSSKCVKMKQSAKSINFTFKNCTSIQSYRPRFCGQCSDGRCCTPHITKTAPVQFRCPNGATLKRPVMFIRSCVCHNYCPKDNASQQRSGEMGYGGLLS; encoded by the exons ATGATTGATCCGTCCGTCGG GGTCGTGGCAGGTCCAGCTCCAACCAAAATCACTGGCCGCAAG TTACTGTTATTTTGTGCTGAGGCGAGTTTGAGGAAGAAGGGACAGCGGTGCTCGCTCACAGACTTTTGTGAACCGGGGCTGAGCTGCCAATACAACGCTGGAGCGCGGAATAGGACCGGCGTATGCGCTG TTCATGAGGCAGTTTCCTGTATAATAGGCAACTCTGTCTACAAGGATGGGGAGACTTTCTACCCTAGCTGCAGCTACCAGTGTTTGTGTCGTGGCGGGCAGATCAGCTGTGTGCCCCGCTGTAATCTGGACATTATGCTACCGAGTCCCGACTGTCCTTTTCCACGCAGGGTTCACGTTCCTGGAGAATGCTGTGAGAAATGGGTGTGTGAGGCCGAACTCAGTGCTCTGGGAGGCTTCGCCATGGCTG CATATAGACAGGAAGAGACTATGGGCATTGACCCCGACATGCAGTGCATGGAGCAGACGACTGAGTGGAGCGCATGTTCACGCTCCTGTGGAATGGGTTTGTCCACAAGGGTGAGCAATAAAAACCCACAGTGTGAGATGACAAAGCAGAGCCGCCTGTGCATGGTGCGTCCCTGCCATGCTCTTAAAGAACAGGAAGACATTCAG CCTCAGAGCAGCAAGTGTGTGAAAATGAAGCAAAGCGCCAAATCTATTAACTTCACATTTAAGAACTGTACAAGCATCCAGTCGTATCGACCTCGATTCTGCGGCCAGTGCTCAGATGGACGCTGCTGCACACCACACATCACCAAAACGGCCCCGGTGCAGTTTCGCTGCCCCAATGGAGCCACTCTGAAGAGACCCGTCATGTTCATACGCTCATGCGTCTGCCATAACTACTGTCCAAAAGACAATGCGTCCCAGCAGCGCTCTGGTGAAATGGGTTACGGTGGCCTTCTTAGCTAA